A window of Limosilactobacillus reuteri genomic DNA:
GGTCGTGCTTCAAAGATAATGCCAATTACTCCTAATGGTACGCGCCGTTGAAGGATTTGCAACCCATCTTTGGTAATCCATCCCTTATCGATTTGGGAAGTGGGATCGTTCAAGTCGGCGATTGTCCGGAGACCATTAGCCATGTCCGCGATACGTTGGGAATTGACCATTAAACGATCCGTAAATTTAGTTGGCATCTGGGTAGCAGCGGCCAAATCTTGTTGGTTAGCAGCGATAATTTGGCTTTTATTTTTAATCAAATCATCTGCCAATTGAAGCAATGCCTTATTTTTGGTGGCAGTATTCATTAAAGCTAGTTTATTTGCAGCAATTTGGGCTCTTTTTCCAATTGTAATTAAATCTTGGTTCATTATCATCACTCCTATTTTCCAAAATGAGTACCAATAGTATGACCATCAAAAATATCAAAAAGAATTTTAGGGTCACGACCATTGCATAAAATCATTTGTTTGCCTGCTTGCATCATTGTGGCAGCTGCCCGTAATTTAGTTACCATTCCGCCTGTTCCAAACCTAGTGCTGCTACCGCTTGCGACGTTCTCTATTTCCGGCGTTAGGAATGGAACTTCTTTAATGACTTGTGCGTCAGAAAATTTATGCGGATCTTTGTCATAAAGGGCATCGATATCCGAAAGAATGATTAACTCGTCAGCATCAATAGCAATAGCTACTTGGGAAGAGAGTTCATCATTGTCACTAAAAGTAGTGTAATGATCAAGCTCATCAACTGACACGGGGTCATTTTCGTTAACGATTGGAATCACATTTTGCTGCAGTAAAGTATTAATTGTATTAAGCGTATGTTGGCGACTGACAGGATAAGTGAGCACATCACGGGTAAGGAGAAGTTGGGCAACGTGCGTTTGATAATCTAAAAAGCGTTGCGAATA
This region includes:
- the proB gene encoding glutamate 5-kinase, producing MTHKIQKVVVKIGTSSLVLPNGKINLRTIDQLSFVLATLNNQGYQLILVSSGAIGVGLASLGLTDRPAEIEQQQALASIGQAALMRIYSQRFLDYQTHVAQLLLTRDVLTYPVSRQHTLNTINTLLQQNVIPIVNENDPVSVDELDHYTTFSDNDELSSQVAIAIDADELIILSDIDALYDKDPHKFSDAQVIKEVPFLTPEIENVASGSSTRFGTGGMVTKLRAAATMMQAGKQMILCNGRDPKILFDIFDGHTIGTHFGK